CCGGTGATGCGCGCGCCCTTGAGCGGCTGCTTGGCCGCGAACTCCTCGCGGATGGCCATCAGGCCGGGCATCTCGGTTTCGGCGATCTTGATCTCTTTGCGGCCCCAGTCGGCCAGCGTCAGATCGGCAACGACATAGTCCTGGGCGGGTTTGAGAACGGCACTCATGTGAACTCCAATACATAGCGGTTGGGACACCACCGGAGTCAGCAGAGGAAAGACAGGCTCACCTCACAGCAGACTGGTGGGTGAGCGCAGTTGGGAGGCAAGGCAGAAAACCTTGGGATCCGAGCCTAACCCGTCGGCCTGGTGATCAGGCGGGACGAGCCGCAACGCTCCTCGGAAAGCCGAGATTATACGAAGCCGGCCGATTTCTCGTTGATCGCCCGATCAACGGTCCATCAGCTGGCGCGTGAGCTCGGCCGCCGGCACCGCACGACAGCCACTGGTGTTCTGTCCAGCCCAGAGGGGCGTAAAGTCACCCAAACCCGCCGCCTCGGCCTTGGTGCGCAACGGCGCCACGGCGGAGGTGGCCAGCGGAAAGGCCGGCGCCAGAGGACTCATGGGCCCTTGCTCGCGCATCAGGCGCGTCAGGATGCCGCGCGCCGGGCGGCCGGTGTAGAGATTGGTCAGTGCCGTGTGACGCGCCGCTTCGCTCTGCAGCGCCGCACGGTGCACGGCGCTGGTCGTGGCCTCGGGGCAGAGCAGATAGGCCGTGCCCACCTGCACGCCGGCCGCACCCAGCGCCAGCGCTGCACGCACCCCGGCCGCATCGGCAATGCCGCCAGCGGCAATCACCGGCACGTGCACCGCGCGCACGATCTGCGGCAGCAGGGCGAAGGTGCCGGCCTGGCTCGTGAGATCGTCCGAGAGGAAATGCCCACGGTGACCGCCGGCCTCCAGGCCCTGGGCGATGACGGCATCCACGCCATGGGCTTCGAGCCAGCGCGCCTCCTCCACCGTGGTGGCCGAGGACAGCACCCTGGCGCCCCAGCTGCGCACACGCGCCAGCAGGGCCTCGTCCGGCAGGCCGAAATGGAAGCTCACGACGGGCGGCCTGAACTCGGCCAGCAGATCGGCCGCCACGGCATCGAAGGGGCGACGCCCCGGGCCGGCGGGGATGGTGGCGGGATCGATGTCGTATTCGCGGTAGTAGTGGGCCAGGCTCTGGCGCCACATCGCTTCACGGCGTTCATCGGGCTCGGGGGGGCGGTGACAGAAGAAGTTGACGTTGTAAGGTTGCGTGGTCTGCGCACGGATCTTTTCCAGCTCGGCGCGCAGGGCCTCGGGGGCCAGCATGGCGCAGGGCAGCGAGCCCAGCCCCCCGGCATTCGACACGGCGATGGCCAGCGCGCTGCCCTGCACGCCCGCCATGGGCGCCTGGATCAGGGGCAGTTCCGTGCCCAGCAAGTCTTGCAGCGTCATGCGTTCTCCTCAAGCATCGGGCCGACTATAGCCCCGGCCGGATAAAATTGCGGCCACGCAGTCTTGGCGCCCTCCGCGCCGCGCACTGCCCGTCCGTTGCGGGCCGTCCCGGCCCGCCCCACCGAGGCTGGAATTCCCGTGTCCTACGCTCCCGAAACGCGGCGCCGCCGCACTTTTGCCATCATCTCGCACCCCGACGCCGGTAAAACGACGTTGACTGAAAAGCTGCTGCTGTTCTCGGGTGCGATCCAGATCGCGGGCGCCGTCAAGGGCCGCAAGGCCAGCCGCCACGCTACGAGTGACTGGATGGAGATCGAGAAGCAGCGCGGCATCTCGGTGGCCAGCTCGGTGATGCAGATGCAGTACCGCGACCATGTGATCAACCTGCTCGACACCCCCGGCCACAAGGATTTCTCGGAAGACACCTACCGCGTGCTGACCGCCGTGGACTCGGCGCTCATGGTCATCGACGCGGCCAACGGCGTGGAGGCCCAGACGCGCCGCCTGATCGAGGTCTGCCGCCAGCGCGACACACCCATCATCACCTTCGTCAACAAGATGGACCGCGAGGTCCGCGACCCGCTGGACATCCTGGACGAGGTGGAGCGCGAGCTCGGCATGCCCTGCGTGCCCATGACCTGGCCCGTGGGTCAGGGCAAGAGCTTCGGCGGCATCATCAACCTGCGCACCCAGGCCATGACGGTCTTCGAATCGGGCAGCGAGCGCCGCCCGCAGGACTTCGAGACCATCCCGGTCGGAGATACCGACAAGCTCAAGGCCCGCTTCGGCCACGACTACGAAGCTGCGGTGGAGAGCATGGAACTCGCCACCGGCGCCTCACCTGTTTTCGACCGCGAGGCCTTCCTCGCCGGCAAACAGACCCCGGTGTTCTTCGGCTCGGGCGTGAACAACTTCGGCGTCATGGAGGTGCTGGACGCGCTCGTGGACCTCGCCCCCTCGCCCGGTCCGCGCACCAGTTCGCTGGTCGTCAACAAGCAGCCCGTGGTCAAGGAGATGCAACCCGACGACAACGCTTTCTCTGGCGTGGTCTTCAAGGTGCAGGCCAATATGGACGCCAACCACCGCGACCGCATCGCCTTCGTGCGCGTCTGCTCGGGCAAGTACCAGCCCGGCATGAAGCTCAAGGTACAGCGCTCGGCCAAGGAGCTGCGGCCCACCAGCGTGGTGACCTTCATGAGCCAGCGGCGCGAGGCCGTGGAAGAAGCCTACGCTGGCGACATCGTGGGCTTCACCACCCACGGTGGCGTGCAGCTGGGCGACACCATCACCGACGGCTCCGTTGCATTGCAGTACACCGGCCTGCCCTTCTTCGCGCCCGAACTCTTCATGACCGTGGTGCTCAAGAACCCGCTGCGCACCAAGCAGCTGCAGCAGGGCCTGGCCCAGCTCGGCGAGGAAGGCGCCATCCAGGTCTTCAAACCCGAGATGGGCGGCAATATGCTGCTGGGTGCCGTGGGCCAGCTGCAGTTCGAAGTGGTGCAGCACCGCCTCAAGAGCGAATACGACGCCGACGTGCGCCTCGAAGGCTGCCAGTACACCGGTGCGCGCTGGATCACGGCCGACACCCCGGCCGAACTCAAAGCCTTCTGCGACGCCTACCCGCAGCGCCTGGCACGCGACGCGGCGGATACCCTGGCCTATCTCTGTACCTCGCCGTATGACGTGCGGCTGGCGCAGGAACGTTTCCCCAAGATCCATTTCCATCCGCTGCGCGAGCATGCGGGCCTGGCGCTGCAGAGCGCAGGCTGATTCAGCGCACGGCGAACCAGTTCGCGACCGCGCGCTGAAAGCGCGCATACCCCTTCTGCAGATGCAGCATATGCCCGCCGTCCGGAATCACGGTGTACTGCTTGTCCGGGTTGGGCAGGGCCGTGAAGAAGGGCAGCAGCCCCTCGAGATCGGCCACGTCGTCGTACTGGCCGTGGATCAGCATCGTCGGCACGGTGATCTTCGTGGCATCGATCAGCGGCTGGCGTGTGAGCAGGTCCACCTGCGGGCCCGTCGGTGACTTGAGCTCGACCAGGGTCGCGGACTTGGCGAAGGCGTCCATGACCACGGGGTCGTTGACATCCTCGGGCGTCAGGGAATTGAAGCGCAGCTTCCAGCCCTGCTCCGTGATACGGATGTAAGGCGCACGCTGGAAGGTGGCGAGACGCTCGCGTCGCGCCTTCAGATCCGGGCTGTCGGCGTGCATCTGCGCGTAGGCCGCATAGCGCGCCACCTTGTGCGGATGGGCCATCACGAACTGGCCACTGTACTGCGTGCCCCAGGACCAGGCCAGCAGCTGCACCTGCGGCACGCCCCGCAGCTTGCAGATGAAGTCCACCACGGCATTCAGGTCAGAAGCGGCCTGCTCGGTCGTGATGTGCCCCTCGGGCTTGGTGGAGCTGCCGAAGCCGCGCATGTCGGGCGCGAAGACGTCGAAACCCTGTTTCGCCAGAAAGTCCATCAGGCTGTACTCGGGCCGCCCCGGCACCTTGAGGTCGAAGCTCTCGCGGCCGGCCGTGGCCGAGCCGTGGGCCAGCACCAACACGGGCTTGCCCTGGGGGGTGCCCTGGCATTTTTCCCAGAGGAAGAGGCGCAGCGCGTCCTGTAACACCCAGTGCTGTGTGCCCTGCACGGGCAGCTCGTTGTCTTTCATGGAAGCGTCTGCCTCTCAGTTAAAGTTGCTGCGATTTTCCTTCATCACCCATGCTCCCTCTTGCCCACTGGCCTGCCGAACAGCGCCGCCGCATCACCGGCGTGTTCACCGACATTGACGACACGCTGACGACCGAGGGCGCCATCACCGCTGAGGCCCTGCAGGCGCTGGCCGACCTGAAGGCGGCGGGCCTGGCGGTCTTGCCCATCACCGGCCGACACATCGGCTGGTGCGTGCCGCTGATGGACGGCGGCAGCACGGTGCCCTGGCCCGCCGATGCCATGGTGGCCGAGAATGGCGCGCTCGCACTCATACCCAAGCCTGAAACAGCGAGCCCGTACAGCTCCCATCCCTCAAGCCACACACGCAGGCAGCTGGCCAAGCTGTATCAACAGGACGCCGCGACGCGTGCCGCCCATCAGGCGCGCATGGAGCAGGTGGCCGCCAAAGTATTGGCCGAAGTGCCGGGCGCGCTGCGGGCCCGCGACGTGGGCGGGCGCGAGACCGACCTGGCCTTCGACTACAACGAACACACGCAGCTGCCCCCCGAGGCCGTGCAGCAGATCCTGGCCATCCTGCAAGGGGCCGGCATGTACACCACGGTCAGCAGCATCCACATCCATGGCTGCTTTGACGACTTCAACAAATGGCGAGGCGCGCGCTGGATCGTGCGCGAACTCTACGGGCGTGATCTGACGCAGGAACTGGACCGCTGGGTCTTCGTCGGCGACTCGGGCAACGACCAGCCCATGTTCCAGCACTTCACCCACAGCGTGGGCGTGGCCAATATCCGGCGCTTCGAGGCCCAGTTGCAGCACAAGCCGCGCTACATCACGCAGGGCGAACGCGGCGCAGGCTTTGCCGAACTGGTACGGGCGCTGCTGCGCCCCTGAGCGCGCCGGTCAGCGGGCTACGACCTTGAGGCTGTGGGGCTCGGCCTGGGCCATCACGGCACCGGTCGTGCCACTGACCAGCTCCAGCCGCAGCGCATAGTCATCGGCCGGCGGATTGAGCCAGACCTCGGTCTGCCCGGCGAGAAAGTTCATGACTTCCGGTTTGCGACCGGCGCGCTCGAGCACCAGGCGAAAGTGCCCGGTGTCCGGCGCCTTGGCACCCACGTGCGAGATGTTGTAGCCACTGGCATGGAACTGCACGCGGAAGGGCGGGCGCAAGGTCTCGCCGGCCGGCGGGCTCATGATCTCAATGCGTGCCGGCCCCGCCAGGCTGGCCGGATTCACATCCTTGTTCTGCTTGCTGATGGTCAGCGTCAGCGGTTTGCTGTAGACGAAGAAGGGAATATGTCCTTCGTCAGCCAGCAGCATGCGCAGCTCGTACTTGCCCGGCGGCAGATTGATGACGGTCTCCATCTGCCCCTTGCCGAAGTGGATGTACTTCTCGGTGAAGGGCAGCGGCTTGGTGAAATCCAGTGGCAGCGGCTGGTTCACGAGCAGGTGATGGTGACCCGCGCGCCCCGCGGTCTTGCCCGCGGGCACGAGGCCGCGCATGGACAGACCAAAGCGCAGCACGAAGGGCGACTCCCGGACTTCCTCATCCTGGAGATTGGTGAAATAGGACTCGGGCGAGCGCGTGGGCGGCAGCGTGACCCAGGGGTGGGGCACGATCTCGGGCACGTTGGACGCCGCGGTCGCTGGCGCAGCGGACGTTGCGGCCACAAGATGATGGCCTGTGTGCTGCGCCAGTGCGGGCTGCAGACCAGCCAGCAGGGCAGCGAGGGACATGGGGAGAAGCGAACGTGCCTTCATGCTTTTTTGACTTGTATCAAGACAGCTGAGGCTAGCAGGAAGGGATGCCCCGTGCATCACACGGATATGGGAGCCAGCACGGTGCATGACGCCAGATCTGAACCTCAGTTATCCAACGCCGCCGTGGTCAACCTTGTGGACAAGTCGCGGAACAAGTCCCGCAGGCCGCGCCAGCATTGGGCTGGCACGGCCTGCCTGTTAGACGGGCAGCACACGGAATGCCGGCGCTTCAGGCCCGCGCGAGCACCGGCCCCAGTGCCTGCCCGGTGTGCGTGCCCAGGCGCACCACCTCTTCAGGCGGCGCAGAGGCCACGATGCGGCCTCCGTCCTTGCCGCCTTCCGGGCCCAGGTCC
The sequence above is drawn from the Gemmatimonadaceae bacterium genome and encodes:
- a CDS encoding alpha/beta hydrolase is translated as MKDNELPVQGTQHWVLQDALRLFLWEKCQGTPQGKPVLVLAHGSATAGRESFDLKVPGRPEYSLMDFLAKQGFDVFAPDMRGFGSSTKPEGHITTEQAASDLNAVVDFICKLRGVPQVQLLAWSWGTQYSGQFVMAHPHKVARYAAYAQMHADSPDLKARRERLATFQRAPYIRITEQGWKLRFNSLTPEDVNDPVVMDAFAKSATLVELKSPTGPQVDLLTRQPLIDATKITVPTMLIHGQYDDVADLEGLLPFFTALPNPDKQYTVIPDGGHMLHLQKGYARFQRAVANWFAVR
- a CDS encoding peptide chain release factor 3 codes for the protein MSYAPETRRRRTFAIISHPDAGKTTLTEKLLLFSGAIQIAGAVKGRKASRHATSDWMEIEKQRGISVASSVMQMQYRDHVINLLDTPGHKDFSEDTYRVLTAVDSALMVIDAANGVEAQTRRLIEVCRQRDTPIITFVNKMDREVRDPLDILDEVERELGMPCVPMTWPVGQGKSFGGIINLRTQAMTVFESGSERRPQDFETIPVGDTDKLKARFGHDYEAAVESMELATGASPVFDREAFLAGKQTPVFFGSGVNNFGVMEVLDALVDLAPSPGPRTSSLVVNKQPVVKEMQPDDNAFSGVVFKVQANMDANHRDRIAFVRVCSGKYQPGMKLKVQRSAKELRPTSVVTFMSQRREAVEEAYAGDIVGFTTHGGVQLGDTITDGSVALQYTGLPFFAPELFMTVVLKNPLRTKQLQQGLAQLGEEGAIQVFKPEMGGNMLLGAVGQLQFEVVQHRLKSEYDADVRLEGCQYTGARWITADTPAELKAFCDAYPQRLARDAADTLAYLCTSPYDVRLAQERFPKIHFHPLREHAGLALQSAG
- a CDS encoding nitronate monooxygenase; the protein is MTLQDLLGTELPLIQAPMAGVQGSALAIAVSNAGGLGSLPCAMLAPEALRAELEKIRAQTTQPYNVNFFCHRPPEPDERREAMWRQSLAHYYREYDIDPATIPAGPGRRPFDAVAADLLAEFRPPVVSFHFGLPDEALLARVRSWGARVLSSATTVEEARWLEAHGVDAVIAQGLEAGGHRGHFLSDDLTSQAGTFALLPQIVRAVHVPVIAAGGIADAAGVRAALALGAAGVQVGTAYLLCPEATTSAVHRAALQSEAARHTALTNLYTGRPARGILTRLMREQGPMSPLAPAFPLATSAVAPLRTKAEAAGLGDFTPLWAGQNTSGCRAVPAAELTRQLMDR
- a CDS encoding DUF4399 domain-containing protein; the protein is MSLAALLAGLQPALAQHTGHHLVAATSAAPATAASNVPEIVPHPWVTLPPTRSPESYFTNLQDEEVRESPFVLRFGLSMRGLVPAGKTAGRAGHHHLLVNQPLPLDFTKPLPFTEKYIHFGKGQMETVINLPPGKYELRMLLADEGHIPFFVYSKPLTLTISKQNKDVNPASLAGPARIEIMSPPAGETLRPPFRVQFHASGYNISHVGAKAPDTGHFRLVLERAGRKPEVMNFLAGQTEVWLNPPADDYALRLELVSGTTGAVMAQAEPHSLKVVAR
- a CDS encoding HAD-IIB family hydrolase; protein product: MLPLAHWPAEQRRRITGVFTDIDDTLTTEGAITAEALQALADLKAAGLAVLPITGRHIGWCVPLMDGGSTVPWPADAMVAENGALALIPKPETASPYSSHPSSHTRRQLAKLYQQDAATRAAHQARMEQVAAKVLAEVPGALRARDVGGRETDLAFDYNEHTQLPPEAVQQILAILQGAGMYTTVSSIHIHGCFDDFNKWRGARWIVRELYGRDLTQELDRWVFVGDSGNDQPMFQHFTHSVGVANIRRFEAQLQHKPRYITQGERGAGFAELVRALLRP
- a CDS encoding adenosylhomocysteinase, translating into MLTPVVSQPLCIGVHMSAVLKPAQDYVVADLTLADWGRKEIKIAETEMPGLMAIREEFAAKQPLKGARITG